The sequence GAGATAAAATCCCCATGActcactaccccataatgaactCAATACCCCACCAAAATGAcaccaataccacataatgacaacaaacccaacaagatactcaataccccacaatgacacaaACCCATAATGCACCTACCCCCAATAATGACACAAATACCTACCATAATGACTCGAATTACCCATAAATGACTCATAACCCACAATAAAGCACACTACCCcacaatgacacaataccccacaatcgACATACAATACCCCCACatgacacactaccccataatttGACACACTACCCCCATAATGATCAATACCCCCACAATGACACacttaccccataatgacacaataccccacaatgacacaataccccacaatgacacactaccccatatgacacaataccccacaatgacacaataccccacaatgccaCAGCACTGTACCCCACAATGACACAATACCCACAATGACACAATACCCACACAATGACTcagataccccataatgactcaataccccacaaTGGACACAATAACCCCACAATGAAAAAATACCCACAATGACTCAacacccataatgactcaataccccacaatgacacaataccccacaatgacacaataccccataatgacacactaCCCCTAATCACtgataccccacaatgacacacTACTCCACagtgacacaataccccacaatgacacacTACCCcacaatgactcaataccccataatgaactCAATACCcacaatgactcaataccccacaatgactcactaccccataatgacacaataccccataatggactcaataccccataatgactcaataccccacaataacacattaccccacaatgacacaatacccacaatgacgcataccccacaatgaccacaataccccacaatgactcaataccccacaaTAACTCACTACCCATAATGACACACTACCCATAATGActcactaccccataatgactcaataccccataatgactcgctatcccataatgacacactaccccataatgactcaatacctcataatgacttaataccccacaatgactccaatacccccataatgactcaCTATCCCATATAActcaataccccgtaatgactcTAATTGCCCCACAATGACTCAAGTACCCCACAATGactcataccccataatgactcaataccccacaatgactcactgaccccataatgacacactaccccataatgactcaataccccacaatgactcaataccccataatgacacactaccccataatgacctcaataccccataatgactcaataccccataatgactcaataccccatgaATGACTCACTATGACTCAATACCACCATAATGACTCActacccataatgactcaatgccccacaatgactcaataccccataatgacacaataccccataatgactcaatacccataatgacacacttaccccacaataacacactaccccataatacacaataccccaaatgacacaataccccacaatgactcaatacccctTAATGAAACAATACCCACAAtgacacaaataccccataatgactcaataccccatattgactcaataccccacaatgacacaataccccaaatgACACAAATACCCCATTAATACtgaataacccataatgacacactactccacagtgacacaataccccaaatgactcaataccccacaatacacatactaccccacaatgacacaatacccacaactgacacaataccccacgtcaatacccgataatgactcaatacccgataatgacacaatgcccatcatgacccaataccccataatgacacaataccccataatgactcaataccccataatgacacaataccccacaatgacacaatacccacaatgactcaatacccacaagactcaataccccataatgactcaataccccacaatgactcaatacccctTAATACACACTACCCCAAATGACTCACTACCCCATAATGCACACTACCCCATAAATGActcaaccccataatgacacactaCCCCACAGGACTCACTACCCCACagtgactcaataccccataatgactcaaataccccataatgactcaataccacCAATGACAcgctaccccataatgacacaataccccataaagactcaataccccacaatgaccacACTACCCCACAatgcacaataccccacaatgagtcaataccccacaatgactcaataccccttaatgaacacaataccccacaatgacacaataccccacaaatgactcaataccccatattgactcaataccccacaatgacacaataccccatatgacaCACTACCCATAATAAcacaattaccccataatgatcaataccccataatgactcaataccccacaaTAAACACACTACCCcacaatgacacaatacccccacaatgacacaataccccacaatgacacaaTACGCcaacaatgactcaatacccgataatgatcaataccccataatgacaaataccCCATCATgaaccaataccccataatgacacaatcccataatgactcaataccccataatgacacaataccccacaatacaCAATTCCCACAGACTCATACCCcacaatgactcaataccccacaatgactcaataccccacaatgactcaataccccataatgaccaatacccataatgactcactaccccataatgacacactacccataatgacacacacacccataatGACACACTACCCCACAGTGACTCACTACCCCACagtgactcaataccccataatgacacactaccccataatgacacactaccccataatgacacactataccccataatgactcactACCCATAATGActcactaccccataatgactcaataccccacaatgactcaataccccataatgacacaataccccacaatgactcaataccccacaatgacacaataccccataatgacacactaccccataatgacacaatactccataatgactcaataccccataatgactcaataccccacaataacacactaccccacaatgacacaataccccacaatgactcaataccccacaatgacacaataccccataatgacacactaccccataatgactcaataccccacaatgacacactaccccataatgacacaataccccacaatgacacaataccccataatgacacactaccctaatacacaataccccataatgactcaaataccccataatgactcaatacccacAATAACACACTACCCCACAATgacacaatacctcacaatgacacaataccccacaatgacacaataccccacaatgactcaATAcgataatgactcaataccccataatgacacataaCCCCATCTtgacccaataccccataatgacacaataccccataatgacacaataccccacaatgactcaataccccataaatgaccttcaataccccataatgactcaataccccacaaATGACTCAATACCCCTATAATGACGTCActacccataatgactcaataccccataatgacacactaccccataatgactcaatacccaatgatgacacaatacccccataatgacaaagcagatacagttttttgaaaaacattaaacagaaataccgtatttacatcctatgctataagactcgaatcaaattaaattttatttgtcacatacacgtgtttagcagaggTTTCTGcgtgtgtagcgaaattcttgaaatttagctcaggtgcatcctgtttccattgatcatccttgagatgtttctacaacttgattggattcacctgttgtaaattaaattgtttggacatgatttagaaagaaacacacctgtttaaatagttgacagtgcatgtcagaacaaaaaccaagccatgaggtcgaaggaattgttcgtagagctccgattcaggattgtgtcgaggcacagatctgggtgagggtaacaaaaaatgtctgcagcattgaaggtccccaagtggcctcatcattcttaaatgaagagaagtttggaaccatcaagactgttcctagagcaggccacccggccaaactgagcaatcgagggagaagagccttgatcagggaggtgaccaagaaccaaatggtcaatctgacagagctctagagttcctctgtggagatgggagaaccttccataaggacaaccatttctgtagcactccaccaatcaggcctttatggtagagtggccagacggaagccactcctcaggaaaggcacatgacagcgccgcttggagtttgccgaaaggcacctaaaggactgtcagaccatgagaaacaagattctctggtctgatgaaaccaagatttaactctttggcctgaatgtcaaatgtcaagtttagaggaaacctggcaccatccctacagtgaagcatcatgttgtgaggatgtttttcagcgtcagtgactgggagactagtctggatcgagggaaagatgaacagagcaaagtacatagagatctttgatgaaaacctgctccagagcactcaggacctcagactgagtcaaaggttcaccttccaacaggacaaagggtctgaatccttatgtaaatgtgatatttcagtgttttatttttaatacattttcaaacatttctaaaaacctgtttttgctttgtcattatggggtattgtgtgtagcttgacgaggggaaaaaacgatttaatccattttagaataaggctgtgataacaaagtgtggaaaaagtcaaggggtctgaatactttcagaatgcactgtagttctTCAGATCACGTTGATCATCTTGAACGTAggtcatccagtttattctccagtgattgcatgttcgccaatagaacagagggtagacGCGATTTATCCACTCTCCGGCGTAGTCTCGTCAAGTATCCCGCATGCCGGCCTCTAGAGCGCCATTTCCTCCTCCTTCGAGTGTCAGGGAGTTGGGCCTGGTCCGCGATGTTCAATATGTCTTTCGCTtacgactcattgaagtagaagtcctcgtccaaatcgaggttagtgatagcTGCTCTGATgtacagaagctcttttcggtcacaGGAAAcaatggcggaaacattatgatCACCTGAAAAAAGTACTGAAAGGTCAGGAGCCCATAAAATGGCCACCATTCCGTCCGGCGCCATTAGACCCTCTGCGTCAAATTGAAGGGCTGTACACGTTTGTGTATTTTTGCTACACAAGTACGCAGAACAGCAATGTTTCACTAATTGCATTAGGTGCACATTTAACTCCCCATAAGCACTTTGATTTAATAGCATCTGTCTGTCCTCTAACCTGTCTTTGTGTGGCAGTGTCTTCAGACAGTAGTTTCCTGGCAGaccccttctccttctctgctggcctgACCACTCAGTTCTCTGGGGAGTTTGGAATCATCGTCTTCAACAAGGTGCTGGTCAACGATGGAGGACACTACAACTCTCAcacaggtaaaacacacacacacagagacacccacacacacagagccacacagagacacccacacacagtattgtacagctaaccttgtgggtaCACATAATtaagtcccattcaaaatcctattttctctaaccctaacccatactcttaccctaaacctaattcctaaccctaaaactaaccctagttccttattctaaccctaacactaattctatccttaaccccctagaaatagtatttgaacttgtggggactaacaaaatgttcccagttggtcaaatttttggttgtttactattcttgtagggacttctggaaTAGCTAaacacatccagacagacagacacagacagacagacagacagacagacagacagacagacagacatttgtcagtgtgtgtgttgggtggtgtcAGGTCCCAGGAGtggtatacagtcgtggccaaaagaatgacacaaatatgcattttcacaaagtctgctgcctcagtgtctttagaaatttttgtcagatgttactatagaatactgatgtataattacaagcatttcaaaggcttttattgacaattacatgaagttgatgcaaagagtcaatatttgcagtgttgacccttctttttcaagacctctgcaatccgccctggcatgctgtcaattaacgttctgggccacatcctgactgatggcagcccattcttgcataatcaatgcttggagtttttcagaatttgtaggtttttgtttgtccacccgcctcttgaggatgaccacaagttctcaatgggattaaggtctggagtttcctagccatggacccaaaatatatatcgtcaccaaactgttcctggatggttgggagaagttgctctcggaggatgtgttggtaccattctttattcatggctgtttctaagcaaaattgtgagtgagcccactccctgactgagaagcaaccccacacacgaATGGTCTCAGgaagctttactgttggcatgacacaggactgatggtagtgctcaccttgttttctccggacaagctttttccggatgctccaacaatcggaaaggggattcatcagagaaaatgactttaacccagtcctcagcagtccaatccctgtaccttttgcagaatatcagtctgtcctgatgtttttcctggagagaagtggctttctTCTgcgcccttcttgacaccaggccatcctccaaaagtcttcgcatcactgtgcgtgcagatactcacacctgcctgctgccattcctgagcaagcactgtactggtggtgccccgatcccgcagctgaatcaactttaggaaacggtcctggcgcttactggactttcttgggcgccctgaagccttcttcacaacaattgaaccgctctccttgaagttcttgacgatccgataaatggttgatttaggtgcaatcgtTGCCTGTGAAGCCCGTTttatgcaaagcaatgatgacaacacgtgtttcctttcaggtaaccatggttgacataggaagaacaatgattccaagcaccaccctccttttgaagcttccagtctgttattcgaactcaatcagcatgacagagtgatctctaggcttgtcctcgtcaacactcactcctgtgttaatgagagaatcactgacatgatgtcagctggtccttttgtggcagggctgaaatgcagtggaaatgtttttgggggattcagttcatttgcatggcaaagagggactttgcaattaattgcaattcatctgatcactcttcataacattctggagtatatgcaaattgccatcatacgaactgaggcagcagactttgaaaattaatatttgtgtcattctcaaaacttttggccacgactgtaagtGAGGCAGGGTTCAGTGTTGACCTGGATTTGGGTTATGTTACTAGGGTTACCTAGGAGTGgttttcaaaacacacacacagacacacacaaatatcatattttccctccctctctccaggtatCTTCACGATACCGATGGAAGGGCGTTACCTGATCTCAGGAGTTCTGATGGCTCGRCAGGGACTGGAGGCTGTTTTGTCTGTCTCCAACCGTAGTGTCCATAGGCTGATGAGCTCCGCGTCTGGAGCAGGGACAGTGGCCCAGGACAGTTGTCCCTGTGGAGGCTCTGTCTCGTTCAGCCTGATCCTGTCTCTGAGGCAAGGGGACCACGTAGCTCTGGTCCGGACCGCAGGACAGCTGGCCACCACAGAGTCCAGAGACACCCTATCAACATTCAGCGCCATTTTCCTCTATGCCCCGCAGCCAATCACCAGATAGTTACCACTGGGCCAACCAATCACACAGCAAGGACTTGGTCATGTACATTCCACAACCAATCAGAAAGCAGGAATACATTTAAACAGACACCAGAAATCCAATCACCTGCAACCCTGCAGTTGTTCAGAATAATGATTTGTATCCTAGATATAGATATTCACCATGTAAAAAATAATTCTATGCTCACCTTTTTACTGAACGATTATGCCAAAGATATCAACAAATATTAAGTGGTCATTCATGTATTTGACAATAtagatgtctgcttttttttctaccttttattttaaaacattttcctaaATTAACATTTATAAAATTATATATGTACTTTGTTTTCTTTGAAAAAAAATGTCAGAGGGAAGAGACCACCATATAGTTTATTCAGTATTCCATACCACATCCTGTTTAGTTTCATCTGTTTTACAGGTTATTCAGTATTCCATACCACATCCTGTTAGATTCATCTGTTTTACAGGTTATTCAGTATTCCATACCACATCCTGTTAGATTCATCTGTCTTACAGGTTATTCAGTATTCCATACCACATCCTGTTAGTTTCATCTGTCTTACAGGTTATTCAGTATTCCATACCACATCCTGTTAGTTTCATCTGTCTTACAGGTTATTCAGTATTCCATACCACATCCTGTTAGTTTCATCTGTCTTACAGGTTATTCAGTATTCCATACCACATCCTGTTAGATTCATCTGTTTTACAGGTTATTCAGTATTCCATACCACATCCTGTTAGATTCATCTGTCTTACAGGTTATTCAGTATTCCATACCACATCCTGTTAGTTTCATCTGTCTTACAGGTTATTCAGTATTCCATACCACATCCTGTTAGTTTCATCTGTCTTACAGGTTATTCAGTATTCCATACCACATCCTGTTAGTTTCATCTGTCTTACAGGTTATTCAGTATTCCATACCACATCCTGTTAAGTTTCATCTGTTTTACAGGCTATTCAGTATTCCATACCACATCCTGTTAGATTCATCTGTCTTACAGGTTATTCAGTATTCCATACCACATCCTGTTAAGTTTCATCTGTTTTACAGGTTATTCAGTATTCCATACCACATCCTGTTAGATTCATCTGTCTTACAGGTTATTCAGTATTCCATACCACATCCTGTTTAGATTCATCTGTCTTACAGGTTATTCAGTATTCCATACCAAAAAACTGTTACCATTCGTAAAACAGTAGGGTTGATTAATTCCTTCACGTATGTTGTCAATAAACCCATTTGAAGATTTGTCTGATAGTTGGATGGATGGTGTTAACAAACGAGTCATTCTGTATGGCTTCACTTTAGAAAGAGATTAGAGAGGCTCCAGTGAATATTTCTAAGTTGAAAATATCCAGGATGACTAACAATTAAGGGATGCTGGATGGGGAGAGCAATGGAAACAAATGACTGCCCTGTCTTGTTCCAGGGAGGAGAtgtatctagcttagattgtaggacggccggggtgttaagcatgtcccagtttaggtcacctaacagcacgagctctgaagatagatggggggcaatcaattcacatatggtgtccaacggtgagagacttgtttctggaaaggtggatttttaaaagtagaagctcacaTATTtggggcacagacctggatagtaagacagatcTCTGCAGGCTaattctgcagtagattgcaactccaccccctttggcagttMTATCTTGTCGGAGAATGTTATAGTTATGGATGGATTTTTGGtggacttcctaagccaggattcagacttggctaggacatccgggttggcagagtgtgctgaaagcagtgaataaaacaaacttagggaggaggctctaatgttaacatgcatKaaaccaaggcttttacgtttacagaagtcaacaaatgagagcacctggggagtaggagtggagctaggcactgcagaacctggattaacctccacatcaccagaggaacagaagagaagtaggataaggataCGACTAaatgctataagaactggtcgtactgcattcggaacagagagtaaaaggaacaggtttctgggcgcggaagaatagattcaaggcaaaatgtacagacaagggtaaggtaggatgtgaatacagtggaggtaaacctaggtattcaGTGACGATGAGAGTGTTTTTTCTCTAgagacatcatttagaccaggtgaggtcacgcatgtgtgggaggtgaaacaaaagggttagctaaggtatattgagcagggatggaggctctacagtgaaataagacaataatcactaaccaaaacagcaatggacaaggcatattgacattagggagaggcatacaTAGCCGAgtaatcatagggtccaatgagtagctggacaggctggagacacggcgattcagacagctagcaggccaggGCTAgcgggctagcagaagggccttagggggacgTTGCGACGGaagagtctgttgtagccccctcagacggttacatcggcagaccagtcgtgttggatcggcagggctccgtgtaggcagtaaaagggtccaggccaattggcaaattaggtattgtagcccaagaaattggctgatggtcctcttcagctaacagtccgatatgctctatatcggactaccttctgtagtgcttgcggtcggaggccgagcagttgccataccaggcggtgatgcaaccagtcagaatgctcttgatggtgcagctgtcgaaccttttgaggatctgaggacccatgccaaatcttttcagtctcctgagggggaataggttttgtcgagccctcttcacaactgtctgagtgtgtttagaccatgatagtttgttggtgatgttgacaccaaggaacttgaaggtctcaacctgctccactgcagccctgtagatgagaatgggggcgtgctcggtcctctttttcctgtagtccacaatcatctcctttgtcttgatcacgttgagggagaggttgttgttctggcaccacacggccaggtctctgacctccttcctataggctgtctcgttgctgtcggtgatcaggccttccactattgtgtcattggcaaatttaatgatggtgttggagtcgtgcctgaccgtgcagtcatgagtgaacaggagggggctgagcacgcacccctgaggagcccctgtgttgaggatcagtgtggcggatgtgttgttacctacccttaccacctgggggcggcccgtcaagaagtccaggatccaggtgcagagggaggtgtttagtcccagggtccttagcttattgatgagctttgagggcactatggtgttgaacgctgagctgtagtcaatgaatagcattctcacataggtgttccttttgtccaggtgggaaagggctgtgtggagtgcaatagagactgcatcatctgtggatctgtttgggcggtatgcaaattggagtgggtctagggtttctgggatgatcgtgttgatgtgagccatgaccagcctttcaaagcccttcatggctacagtCGTGAGTGCCATGGgctggtagtcatttaggcaggttaccttagtgttcttgggctcaggcactatgggggtctgcttaaaacatgttggtattacagactcagacagttggaggttgaaaatgtcagtgaagacacttgctagttgctcgcagtacacgtcctggtaatccgtaatgttgacctgtctaaaggtcacatcggctgcggagagcctgatcacacagtcttctgggttagggttagggttagagcatagaagtagtttagctcatccggtaggatcgtgtcactgggcaactctcgctctggataagagcgtctgctaaatgacttaaatgtaaatgtaactctcggctgtgcttccctttgtagtctgtaatggtttgcaagccctgccacatccgacgagcatcagagccggtgttgtaagacttgatcttagtcctgtattgatgctttgtctgtttgatggttcgtcggagggcatttgataccattccaccaattccaccccagccgttaccacgagcccgtcatgtggtgtgtgtgtgtgtgtgtgtgtgtgtgtgtgtgtgtgtgtgtgtgtgaaggcaaGGTCCTCTCAGTAATGTAAATCATGTGTGTAGTTGGCAGCTTATCTTAGCTGTGTACTTTACAGGGGTGTTAttattataaaacacacacacacacgcggtttGTCGTCGGGCATATCAgggtttcttataagcttccgtgttagagtcccgctcctt is a genomic window of Salvelinus sp. IW2-2015 unplaced genomic scaffold, ASM291031v2 Un_scaffold4250, whole genome shotgun sequence containing:
- the LOC112077070 gene encoding EMILIN-2, with protein sequence SSDSSFLADPFSFSAGLTTQFSGEFGIIVFNKVLVNDGGHYNSHTGIFTIPMEGRYLISGVLMARQGLEAVLSVSNRSVHRLMSSASGAGTVAQDSCPCGGSVSFSLILSLRQGDHVALVRTAGQLATTESRDTLSTFSAIFLYAPQPITR